A stretch of Channa argus isolate prfri chromosome 16, Channa argus male v1.0, whole genome shotgun sequence DNA encodes these proteins:
- the si:dkey-87k14.1 gene encoding leucine-rich repeat transmembrane protein FLRT2 — MTVLLDCFEILLSYFSRPFGFCLFSDLFEMELQWRFWNKDWASFIRPWIPILLGLHLQFSRASDCPEECRCDRTFIYCNERSLTSVPLGIGEGYKTLYLHNNQINNAGFPLELHHVASVETVYLYGNQLDEFPINLPKNVRVLHLQENNIQTISKAALAQLLWLKELHLDDNSISTVGVEEGAFREAVSLKMLFLTKNHLSSVPIGLPDDLKELRLDENRIAVIAEEAFRNVTRLERLLLDGNLLTDEGIAPGTFQDLSTLKELSLARNSLTYPPPYLPGEVLVKLNFQENQINRIPVRAFAGLHKLQKLDISNNQLQSLTEGVFDDLISLGQLTVRNNPWLCDCSVKWVVSWLKSLPASLNVRGFMCHKPEKFRGMVIRELGAELVQCPQSTLRAPLSTSAADSALIPSLSSSTDSPLVTRYVSSTSRQPFSTIPTLYPIYTTREGGLRTKQPLDPRRETLQVTFAILNDSAIHVSWVAAFPVTAYKVTWARMGPSLTGDTVRERVVGGDHRGIRLANLEPKSTYRICVIPLDAFNNYRPKDDTVCTETVTTAASFNPNKSKRPSGPEQATQHETSSPFLLAGLIGGAVIVVLIVLLSIFCWQMHKKSCSKSSSKWKYNRGRRKNDYCEAGTKKDNSILEMTETSFQIVSLNNEQLLKGDFRIQPIYTPNGGIGFRDCPLGNNSTVYCKNNV; from the coding sequence ATGACTGTTCTGTTGGATTGTTTTGAAATCTTACTTTCTTACTTTTCTCGACCATttggtttctgtcttttttctgaTCTGTTTGAAATGGAGTTACAGTGGCGATTTTGGAATAAGGACTGGGCCTCCTTCATAAGGCCGTGGATACCTATACTGTTAGGCCTTCACCTCCAGTTCTCCCGGGCCTCTGACTGTCCCGAGGAGTGTCGCTGTGATCGCACCTTTATCTACTGCAATGAGCGGAGCCTGACCTCAGTGCCTCTGGGAATTGGCGAGGGTTATAAGACCCTCTACCTCCACAACAACCAAATCAATAATGCTGGGTTTCCCTTGGAGCTCCACCATGTTGCTTCTGTGGAAACAGTGTATCTGTATGGCAACCAGTTGGATGAGTTCCCTATTAACCTGCCCAAAAATGTAAGGGTTCTCCATTTGCAAGAGAACAACATTCAGACCATCTCTAAAGCAGCTCTAGCTCAGCTTCTTTGGCTGAAAGAGCTACATTTGGATGATAACTCCATTTCTACAGTAGGGGTGGAAGAAGGAGCATTCCGTGAGGCAGTGAGCCTGAAGATGCTCTTCCTCACAAAAAACCACCTGAGCAGTGTGCCTATAGGGCTTCCAGATGATCTAAAAGAGCTTCGACTGGACGAGAACCGGATTGCAGTTATTGCTGAAGAAGCATTTCGGAATGTCACACGTCTTGAGCGCCTCCTATTGGACGGAAACCTGTTGACAGATGAAGGGATTGCACCTGGAACATTTCAGGACTTGTCCACCTTGAAGGAGCTGTCCCTGGCTCGCAATTCTCTCACTTATCCCCCCCCCTACCTCCCTGGGGAGGTGCTTGTCAAGTTAAACTTTCAGGAAAATCAGATAAACCGCATCCCTGTCAGGGCATTTGCGGGGCTGCATAAGTTGCAGAAGCTGGATATTTCAAACAATCAGCTGCAGTCACTGACAGAGGGAGTCTTTGATGATCTTATCAGTCTCGGACAACTTACTGTTCGCAACAACCCTTGGCTTTGTGACTGCAGTGTCAAATGGGTGGTTTCATGGCTTAAATCTCTGCCAGCCTCACTCAATGTGCGCGGATTCATGTGTCACAAACCCGAAAAGTTCCGGGGCATGGTGATCAGGGAACTCGGTGCTGAGCTGGTCCAGTGCCCACAGAGCACACTGAGAGCACCCTTGTCCACCTCAGCAGCCGACTCTGCTCTGATCCCATCTCTGTCATCCTCCACAGACTCCCCTTTAGTCACACGTTATGTTTCCTCCACCTCCAGGCAACCCTTCTCCACAATACCTACCCTCTACCCTATATATACAACCAGAGAGGGGGGATTGAGGACTAAGCAACCTTTGGATCCTCGAAGGGAGACTCTACAGGTCACATTTGCCATACTGAATGACTCTGCTATACATGTCAGCTGGGTGGCTGCCTTTCCAGTTACTGCCTACAAGGTGACATGGGCCAGGATGGGCCCCAGTCTGACAGGGGACACTGTCAGGGAGAGGGTAGTGGGTGGGGATCACCGGGGGATCCGACTGGCCAATCTTGAGCCAAAGTCCACCTATCGGATCTGTGTCATTCCCTTGGATGCATTTAATAATTATCGGCCCAAAGATGATACTGTATGCACTGAAACTGTGACCACTGCAGCCTCGTTCAACcccaacaaaagcaaaagaccATCAGGGCCTGAGCAGGCCACACAACATGAAACCAGCTCACCTTTCCTGCTGGCTGGGCTGATTGGTGGGGCAGTGATTGTGGTGCTCATTGTACTCCTCAGCATCTTCTGCTGGCAAATGCACAAGAAGAGCTGCTCCAAGTCCTCCAGCAAGTGGAAATACAACCGTGGTCGGAGAAAAAATGACTATTGTGAGGCAGGCACCAAAAAAGATAATTCCATACTGGAAATGACTGAGACCAGCTTCCAGATAGTCTCACTCAACAATGAGCAGCTCCTCAAGGGAGATTTCCGCATTCAGCCTATTTACACCCCTAATGGGGGCATCGGCTTCCGAGACTGCCCCCTGGGGAACAACAGCACAGTCTACTGCAAGAACAATGTTTAG